In Paenibacillus xylanilyticus, the genomic window CGGGAAGTCGATAAGAACCCGGAACTGCTTATCGCAGCTCAGCCAACACGTGGCTTGGACGTAGGTGCTATTGAGTTTGTCCAGAAACAGTTGATTGCTCAGCGTGACCAAGGAAAAGCGGTATTGCTGATTTCCTTCGAGCTCGATGAAATAATTAACGTTTCGGACCGCATTGCTGTCATTTATGAGGGCAAGATTGTCGGTGAGGTGCTGCCGGAAGAAACGAATGACAGGGAGCTCGGCTTGATGATGGCGGGCAGCACCCAAAAGAGAGGTACTGTACATGAGTAAAGTATTGAAATGGTTTACCCGTGATTCCTTTATTTTGCCTATCGTTGCAATCCTTATGGGGTTAATTCTGGGCGGTATCGTTATGCTTATTGGAGGATACAACCCAATTGATGCATATGGCGCATTGTTCAAGAAAGTCTTTGGTGACATGTACAACTTCGGAGAAGCAGTGCGTGAAATGACACCTTTGATCATGACAGGTCTTGCCTTTGCATTTGCAGCCCGTGCGGGACTGTTTAATATCGGTGGAGAAGGTCAGTTTCTTGTCGGTATGACTGCAGCCACGTTTGTAGGAGTTAAGTTTACAGGTCTCCCGATTTATATTCATGCTCCGCTGGCTTTGATTGCTGGTGCAGTATTTGGTGGTCTGTGGGCAGCCATTGCAGGTTACCTCAAGGCCGCTCGCGGGGTGAACGAAGTTATCAGCAGTATCATGCTGAACTGGATTGGTCTGTATCTGGCCAACCTGATTGTACGGCAATTTTTGCTGCTTCAAGGGGAAAACCGTTCAGTAGATATTAGTGAATCAGCTTCAATCAGCTTGACTTGGTTGTCTGAACTAATGGGCAACTCCCGTGTTCACCTGGGTACATTGATAGCCTTGGTTATGGCGGTTCTCTTTTATATCTATATGTGGAAAACGAAGCAAGGGTATGAAATCCGCGCTGTAGGCCACAACCCGAATGCGGCTGAATATGCAGGTATGCATGTGAATCGCAATATCGTAAAAGCCATGTTTATCAGTGGTATGCTTGCGGGTCTTGGTGGAGCTTTCCAGGTACTTGGTGTATTCCAGTATCAGACAGTTATGTCGGGATCTCCAGGAACAGGTTTTGACGGCATTGCCGTTGCCTTGATTGGTTTGAACCATCCGTTTGGTGTGCTCCTGGGGGCGTTGCTATTTGGTACGCTTACCTATGGATCTGCTGGTATGAGCTTTGCTGCGGATGTACCGCCAGAGATTATTCGGATTGTAATTGGTTCGATTATCTTCTTCATTGCGGCACAAGGCATCGTGCGCTGGGTACTTAAACCGTTCTACTCCAAGCGCAAGAAAGAGAAGGTGTTGTAGATGGACTTGTTGACAATTGGGCAAATTATCAATACGACGCTTGTCTTTGCCACGGCATTGATTTTTGCTTCCCTTGGTGGAATATTCTCTGAAAAATCCGGTGTAACTAACCTGGGACTTGAAGGTTTTATGGTCTTTGGTGCGTTTGCAGCCGGAATTGGGGCCCACTATGCCCAAGAGGCAGGGATGGGTGGAACTTCCTCAGCCTGGATGGGGGTACTGGTTGCTATTGCATTAGGTGTCCTCGTATCTCTTATTCACGCTGTTGCATCGATTACGTTTAAGGCTGACCAGGTTATCAGTGGTATCGTCATTAACTTCCTGGCAGCAGGAAGTACACTATATTTGGTTAAATTGTTGTTTGAAGGATCAGGGGACTCACCTTTGGTGCAGGGCTTCAGCAAATTTGATGTGCCACTTCTCAAGGATATTCCTTTGCTCGGGGAAGCGTTGTTCAAGAACGTTTACCCGACAACATATCTGGCGATCATTCTTGTATTCCTGACGTATTACATTCTCTTCAAGACGCCATTCGGCCTTCGTTTGCGCTCCGTGGGTGAACACCCAAGCGCGGCTGATACTGTAGGTGTCAAAGTTCGTCGCTATCGTTATGTTGGTGTAATGATCAGTGGTGCACTGGCTGCGATCGGTGGAGCTGCTATCACACTGACAACAACAGGTACGTTCTCGCATAATACGGTTTCTGGTCAAGGATACATTGCGATCGCTGCGATGATCTTTGGTAAATGGAATCCAATTGGCGCATTTGGTGCTGCTGTATTTTTCGGTTTCTCACAAGCAATTCGAAACTATGTGCAGCTGTTCGAATGGTCTCAAAGTATTCCCCAGGAAATTATTTATATGCTGCCATACCTGCTCACGATTATTGTTCTTATCGCGGCAGTCGGACGTTCGTCAGCTCCGTCTGCACTCGGTGAACCGTACGATCCGGGGAAAAGGTAGACGTAAGCAATTCATTAAACGATATAATGATTTTTATCAGAGAAAGAGTCCGCTTCGTGCGGGCTTTTTTTGTTGTGCAAATAGCAATTCATACATTTCCATGGTGTCAGGGTAGAGACCCATATTTTCAATTAGGGACAAAGAAACAGGCGAAGCGAGTGATGGACGAATACACTGTTTTGAATGATCCGAGGAGGAGGGGAAAGTATGAAACAACATGTTACGCGTCGTGAAGCGTTGAAATTGGTGGGAAAAAATATCGTTGCGGTGAAAAAAGACGGCACTCGGGTTACGGGGAAGCTGTTGAAAGTATCCGGCAATAAATTAGTGCTAAAGCGTGTAAATGGCAAAAAAGTGCGCACAAAAGCCATTCTTCCACTGGTTTTGTTTGACTTGCTTGCAATCGCCACATTGCCTTACGCTTACGGCCCGGGACCGGGCTATGGGGGTCCTGGCTATGGAGGTCCTGGGTATGGACCAGGCTACGGACCTGGACCAAAACCCGGCCCCGGATATGGTCCAGGCTATGGTCCGGGACCCGGTTTCGGACCGTATGGACCACGTCCACCAGGATTTTTCTAGGAGAACCTAAATATTCTTTTCCATTTCGTAACAGCGGCTTATCATAATATAACGAACGGTACTATATCCATTTTTTTGATAAAACTGCAGCCCTTTTGTATTGCCTTCGTCGACCATTACTTTGGATCTTTTACAGCCTCGTGATGCGGCGAAGTTTTCAGCTTTTTGCAGCAAAGTCTGACCGTACCTTTTTCGCTGTTCCTTTGTATCAACGGCCATCATATCGACATATAACAACTCGCCGTGCATAAGAAAATGTATAAATGCTACAGCTTCTTTGTTCGGGTCCGGTGAGACAACAAAGGTCATGCCCCTGTTCATACGCAGGGGTATGTCTTTGCGTATTTTGTTGATTTCATTGGTACTCATATGGGATAGAGGAACAAGTTGCGAGTCAATTAAACTCATGATGGCGCCATCATCCAGCCTCGAATTGCGTTGCCGAATCACCATGCTGATCCTCCTTTCAAGACTAGTCGTGCTGCTCGTATATCCTATGCCTGGAGCAAGATAAAAGGTGACTGAATGAAGTGAAGGGAATAGGGTAACGTTAAGTAGCGGAGTAGCGAGATAAAGGGCGTTTAAAAAAATTATCCAAATCAGGTATTGACTTATCGGTTGGAGGAATCATATAATGTTCCTAACATTTAACGAGAATATTTAATCGGCTATGAAGAGGACGAAGTTTTAAGGGCTCTTTTGCTCAGAGAGTGGCTGGATCTGCTGAAACCACCACCATAATCCCTTATATACGAGCTCACCTCGGAGCTGTTTTCCTGAAAAGCATTGGATGTCACTCCATTCGCGTATTAGGGAAAATCGTATGTCTGCGTTACAGACAACAGGTATGGAAGACGGCTATGTCCGTTTGACCTATCGTTTTTTTGTACCTGGTAAGGTCCGTTATTGCGAAATTTCGGACAAAGTTGGGTGGTACCACGGAAGCAACAACCTTTCGTCCCTCGCAAGCATTAACTTGTTTGCAGGGATGGAAGGTTTTTTTGTAACTTCAAATGTCAGAATGATGTAAATTCCGAGAGGAGGATGACTGATGGGAGCTCAAATTCCAGAAGTACGATCAACAGATGAATTACGTGAAAAATGGATGAAGCCGGAGGTCATTAGCGGTTCTGAGATTCTGCTAAGAAGCTTGTTGCTGGAAGGTGTCGAGTGCGTATTCGGTTATCCGGGCGGAGCGGTGTTGTACATTTACGACGCGATGTACGGTTTCGAGGACTTCAAGCATGTACTGACTCGGCATGAACAAGGTGCGATTCACGCAGCAGACGGATATGCACGTGCAAGCGGTAAAGTTGGTGTTTGTATCGCAACCTCCGGTCCGGGAGCAACAAATCTTGTAACCGGAATTGCAACGGCATATATGGATTCCGTACCGCTCGTTGTCATTACGGGGAACGTCATTTCCAGCCTGATTGGTTCGGATGCTTTCCAGGAAGCGGATATCACGGGTATTACAATGCCAATTACCAAACACAGCTATCTGGTAAAAGACGTTAAAGATCTGCCGCGTGTCATTCATGAGGCATTCCATATTGCCAATACAGGACGTAAAGGTCCGGTGTTAATCGACATTCCGAAGGATGTTTCTGCCAACAAAACCTTGTTTGAGCCAATTACTGAACCAGTGACACTGAGAGGCTACAACCCTCGGACGGTGCCAAACAAACTTCAGGTTGATCGACTGGCTCAGGCCATTCAGGAAGCAGAGCGTCCGATGATCCTTGCAGGTGGCGGAGTCGTTTACTCCGGTGGACACGAAGCACTGTTCGAATTTGTTGAGAAAACAGGTATTCCAATTACAACGACACTTCTTGGACTGGGTGCTTTCCCAAGCGGACATGAACTTTGGACCGGAATGCCGGGTATGCACGGAACATACACGTCCAACCAGGCGATTCAACAAGCGGATCTGCTGATCAACATCGGAGCTCGCTTTGATGACCGGGTTACAGGTAAACTCGACGGTTTTGCACCACATGCCAAAATTGTGCACATCGATATCGATCCAGCAGAAATTGGCAAAAACATTGCGACGGATATCCCGATCGTTGGGGATGTGAAGACGGTACTCGAAATAGCCAACAAGGAAGTGCAGCGTGCCGACCGTGCGGATGCCTGGAGAGACCAGATCAAGCAATGGAAGCAAGAGAAGCCTTACAGCTACACGGATTCCGAAGACGAGTTAAAACCACAATGGGTAGTTGAGTTGTTGAATGATACAACCAAAGGTGAGGCGATCGTGACTACTGACGTTGGTCAGCATCAGATGTGGGCGGCGCAATACTACAAGTTCAATCAACCTCGCTCATGGGTAACCTCCGGCGGACTCGGAACAATGGGCTTTGGATTCCCTTCGGCAATTGGTGCACAGATGGCGAATCCGGACAGACTGGTCATCTCCATTAATGGCGATGGCGGAATGCAGATGTGTTCACAAGAACTGGCAATCTGCGCGATCAACAATATCCCGGTTAAGATTGTCATCATCAACAACCAGGTGCTTGGAATGGTTCGCCAGTGGCAGGAAATCATCTACGAGAACCGTTACAGTCACATCGATCTCGCAGGAAGCCCGGATTTTGTAAAACTGGCTGAAGCATATGGTGTAAAAGGACTGCGTGCCACGAACAAGGAAGAAGCTGAACGGGCATGGCAGGAAGCGCTGGATACACCTGGACCAGTCGTTGTAGAATTTGTTGTTCGCAAAGAAGAAAATGTATATCCAATGGTTCCGCAAGGAGCAACAATTGATCAAATGCTGATGGGGGATGCTGAGGAATGATTAGACATACAATTTCGATTTTGGTCAACGATCAGCCTGGCGTCCTGCAGCGGGTATCTGGGTTGTTCGGTCGACGTGGATTCAACATTGAGAGCATTACGGTAGGTCAGTCCGAAGAAGCGGGCTTGTCCCGTATGGTCATTGTCACGATTGGTGACGACAAAACGCTGGAGCAGATTGAGAAACAGCTCTATAAAATCATTGACGTAATCAAAGTGGTGGATTTCAGTCTCAAGCCGATGGTTGCCCGTGAACTCGCTTTGATTAAAGTAAAAGCAGAACCTTCCGAACGCCCTGAAATCATGGGAGTGGTTGAAACGTTCCGTGCGTCGGTTGTCGATATTGGTCCAAGTAGTCTAATGGTTCAGGTTGTTGGAGATACCGACAAAATCGACGCCATGATCGAGCTGCTTAAGCCGTATGGCATTCGCGAACTCTCGCGGACTGGAGTAACTGCACTGGTACGTGGAAACGTATAATTGCCAATAGATCTAAATCTATGGTCTAATATGCATATCGGGTAAGCAACGAAGGATACGAGAAGAAGCAGTACAACAGACTGCAGGTGATCCTTGAATGACATCGTGATCCTGCATCTGCTGCAATTCAACATTTTAGTGATGTAACGCTTGAAAAGAGAGCTACACCCCCGCATTAAAGGGCGGGTGTCTGAACGGATCGGATCAGACCAGAGTTGCTGGAACAGCCAGCATGCCGGTCCATTGAGACACCCGCTCATTAATGAAGGGTTCTTTACAATACAAAGGAGGACTTATAAACATGCCAGTAACTACTTATTATGAACAGGATGCAGAGCTTAGCGTATTGAAAGGAAAAACGATTGCCGTAATTGGTTACGGTAGCCAGGGCCACGCCCAAGCACAAAACTTGCGTGATAGCGGTTTGAATGTAGTCATCGGACTTCGTGAAGGTAAATCGTTTGACACTGCAAAAAATGACGGATTTGAAGTATTGTCTCCAGCTGAAGCAACTAGCCGTGCAGATGTGGTTCAAATCTTGCTCCCTGACGAAACGCAAGCTTCTGTATACAAAAACGAAATCGAACCTAACCTGAAAAAAGGCGCAGCATTGCTCTTCTCCCACGGTTTCAACGTTCATTTCGGTCAAATCGTTGCTCCAAAAGACAGCGATGTTCTGCTGGTAGCTCCTAAGTCCCCTGGCCACATGGTACGTCGTACCTACGTGGAAGGATTCGGTGTACCGGGCCTGATCGCGATCGAGCAAGATGCAACAGGTAAAGCAAAAGACATCGGTCTTGCATATGCAAAAGGTATTGGCTGCACACGTGCAGGCGTTATCGAAACATCCTTCCGCGAAGAAACAGAAACAGACCTGTTCGGTGAGCAAGCGGTTCTGTGTGGCGGTGTAAGTGCCCTGGTAAAAGCTGGTTTCGAAACGTTGACTGAAGCTGGTTATGCTCCTGAAATGGCGTACTTCGAGTGTCTGCACGAATTGAAACTGATCGTTGACCTGATGTATGAAGGCGGACTTGCAAGCATGCGTGATTCCATCAGTAACACAGCCGAGTACGGTGACTATGTAACTGGACCTCGCGTTGTAACTGAAGATACGAAGAAAGCGATGAAAGAAGTCCTTTCCGATATCCAACAAGGTAAATTCGCACGTGACTTCATCCTGGAAAACCAATCCGGTCGTGCGTTCCTGACAGCAACTCGTCGCAACGAAGCTGAACACCCAATCGAAGTGGTTGGCGGACAATTGCGTGAAATGATGCACTGGATCAAGAAATAAGAACATGCACTTATAAGTATAGCAATTTTACAGCTTTAACCGGAAATAGCGGCCGTGCTTATGCGTGTGCCGCTATTGCTGGTTTAGAGGCAAACATACATTACAGTCTAGGAGGTGCGAGGCGTGCGTAAAATCTATGTATTCGACACAACGCTGCGTGATGGAGAACAATCCCCGGGAGTCAATTTGAACACTCGTGAAAAGGTGGAAATTGCCCATCAGCTCGAGCGGCTTGGGATTGACCGGATGGAAGCTGGTTTTCCGGCAGCATCTCCAGGCGATCTGGCAGCGGTAAATGCAGTAGCGAAAGCGGTTAAAAATATTACGGTTATCGGCTTGTCCCGCTCCAGAGAGCAGGATATTGACGCGGTTAGAGAAGCGCTGAAAGGTGCACAGGACCCGTGCATTCACGTATTTTTGGCAACTTCACCGATTCACCGCCAGCATAAATTGCGCATGGACAAAGCGCAGGTGCTGGATACGGCTCGTTCTGCTATTCGTTATGCGAAGAAGTCATTTTCCAAAATTGAGTTCTCTCTTGAAGATGCAGGCCGTACGGAGTATGACTTCCTTGTTGAAATGGTGAACATGGCTGTTGAGGAAGGCGCATCGGTAGTTAACATTCCGGATACAGTAGGGTATCTGAGTCCTTATGAGTACGGTAACATTTTCAAGCATCTCAAAGAGAATGTTCATGGTATTGAAAAAGTGCAGCTGAGTGCACATTGTCACAATGACCTGGGTATGGCAACCGCTAATACACTTGCCGCCATTTTGAACGGTGCAGATCAGATCGAAGGTACGATTAACGGAATCGGTGAGCGTGCCGGAAATACGGCAATCGAAGAGATTGCCATGGCACTGGAGACACGTCAGGAATTCTTCCAGGCCAAAACTTCTCTGCAGCTTTCGGAAATTGCACGTACCAGCCGGCTCGTTAGCCGTTTGACAGGAATGGTTGTTCCAGGAAACAAAGCCATTGTTGGTGCGAACGCCTTCGCACATGAATCCGGTATTCATCAGGATGGTATGCTGAAAGAAAAAACAACTTACGAGATCATGACGCCAGAGACAATCGGTCTGAAGGAAAGCAAGCTCGTACTGGGTAAACACTCTGGACGCCACGCGTTCCGTGAGCGCTTGATTGAGCTGGGTTATGAACTGGATGAAGAAGCACTGAATCGTGCTTTTGCCCAATTCAAAGATCTGGCAGACAAGAAAAAAGAAGTCACGGATGAGGACTTGCTCGCGGTGATCGAAGAGAAGCTGCAGGATGCTCCTGAGATTTACAAACTGGAGTCCATCTTCGTGACATATGGGGATGAATCGACTCCGACAGCCAAAGTCCGTATCGCTATGCTTGACGGTAACACCGTTGAACAGCAAGCGGAAGGTAATGGTTCCGTTGATGCCATTTACAATGCGATTGACAAGGTGAGCGGGGAAGAGGTTACACTGTCCGATTACTCCATCAAGTCGGTTACACATGGTAAAGATGCACTCGGTGAAGTGCATGTTGTATTGACACAGAACCAGGTTTCCGTTCAGGGGCGCGGTGTAAGCACTGATATTCTGGGTGCAAGTGCACGTGCTTATGTGGATGGCCTTAACCAGCTGATTGAGAAACGTAAAACATACACCAACCGTGTCAACGTGAATCTGTAAACAGACGCAGCAGGCATCCAATGCACTCGAACTGCACTGCTTGTTTGGAGAGCAAGCTAAAAAAGTCTGACCCTAGGTATGGATCTAAGGTCAGACTTTTTGCTATAGCTTGAATGATATATATGTTTATCAATTAGGACGGAATATAGAAAATTGCAATTAGAGCAGATTACCACGCATATGCGTTAGGGGCATGTCCACCTGGACCCGGGAATATCTCATCAAGGCGTTTAAGTACCGCTTCATCCAATGTGACTTCAAGACATTTAAGCGCAGTTTCGAACTGCTCCAGCGTACGAGGACCGATGATTGGTGCGGTCACTGCCGGATTGGCTGCAACCCAAGCCAAAGCAATCGTATCTTGTGGTTCACCAAGATCGCGGCACAGTGCTGCAAATTCTTCAAGCTGGGTTTTATGATGTTCAATGCGTTCCGCGATGCCGCCGCTGCGTGTGCCTTCCAGCTTCTGAAGTGCATTGCGGCCCAGCAAGCCACCATCCAGTGGGCTCCACGGAATCACGCCGAGGCCCAGCTCTTTGGCTGCAGGCAGCACTTCGAGTTCAGGCAAACGACAGTTAAGACTGTATTTATGCTGCTCGGACACCAAACCGAGAAAATGGCGATTTTTTGCTTCGCTTTGAGCAATGGCAATCTGCCATGCAGCGAAGTTGCTTGATCCGACATAACCAATTTTGCCTTGATGGACAGCATTTTCAAATGCTCCCCATAGCTCGTCCCAGGAAACCGCCGGATCCACGTGATGCATTTGATATAGCTCTACATGGTCTGTCTGCAAGCGGCGAAGGGAACCTTCCAGATGACGTCTGATCTTATAGGAAGAGAGTCCGGCATCGTTGTTGGGACCGTCCGTTTCATCATGCATGGAACCATACACCTTGGTCGCAAGCACCACTTTTTCACGTCTGCCGCCACCCTGACTGAACCAGCGACCGATAATTTCCTCGGTAAGGCCGGAATTTTCACCCCAACCATAAACGTTAGCGGTATCAAAAAAGTTAACGCCAGCATCGAGTGCTGCATCCATGATACGGAATGCTTCTTTTTCGTCTGTAGCAGGCCCAAAATTCATGGTGCCGAGACAAATCCGGCTTACTTTAAGACCTGATTTTCCCAAGTACGTGTATTGCATGATTTGCAATCCCTCCTGAGTTACCTGAATTTGACTTCACGTATTATTTTACTCCAGTCTGACGAGCAGAACAACAGACCTGAAATCTCTTATAGGTAAAATCTATTAAAGTCATAGATTGTATATCTTGGTCAAATGACCACTGAATATGATACAAAAGAGAGAGTTAAATATGACACGTTCGATTGAGAATGAATGAAGGAGTTGGACAACCCATGACAGACGTAAAAAAAATTGCAGTCATCGCAGGTGACGGTATCGGTCCGGAAGTCGTAGCGGAAGCAGAGAGAGTACTTAAACGCACGGAGGAAGTTTTCGGTTATCGTTTTGAAACCGAGCACGCACTGTTTGGCGGAATTGCGATCGATGAAAAAGGCACACCTCTTCCAGAGGAAACACTTACCGTATGTAAAAGTGCGGATGCCGTGTTGCTCGGAGCCGTTGGCGGTCCAAAATGGGACAACAACAGCAAGGAACTCCGTCCGGAAACGGGTTTGCTGGGAATTCGCAAAGCGCTCGGATTGTTCTCCAACTTGCGCCCGGCAGTTGTGTTTGACTGCCTGAAGGATGCATCCACATTGAAACCTGAAGTACTGGAAGGCACGGACCTGATGGTGGTTCGGGAGCTGACAGGAGGCATTTACTTTGGTGAAAAATTCAGACGTGAAGGCTCCCAGGGGCAAGAAGCTGTGGATACCTGTGTATATAATGTAACGGAAGTGGAGCGAATTGTTCGTCAAGCATTCGAAATTGCTCAAGGACGCCGCAAAAAACTCGCATCTGTGGATAAAGCCAATGTACTAGAGACATCCAGACTATGGCGTGAAGTGGTAAACCGGGTAGCTCCGGAATATCCGGATGTTGAAGTGGAGCACGTTCTCGTTGACAACTGTGCGATGCAGCTGCTGCGTCGTCCAGCCAGCTTCGACGTCATCGTAACGGAAAATATGTTCGGAGATATCTTGAGTGATGAAGCAGCAATGCTGACAGGTTCAATCGGTATGCTGGCCTCTGCATCACTGGGCGAAGGCAGCTTCGGTCTGTACGAGCCGGTTCACGGTTCGGCGCCAGATATCGCTGGTCAAGGATTGGCCAATCCAATCGCAACGATTCTGTCTGTTGCACTTATGTTCCGTACAACCTTTGGTTACGCTGAAGGTGCGGATGCCATTGAAGCTGCTGTAGCTGAAGTGCTGAATGCAGGACACCGTACAAGTGATATTGCTGTAGATAAGAGCAAAGCCATCAGTACTACGGAAATGGGCGATCTGATCGTTGCAGCGATCCGTAAACAGGCATAATTCAGACATCATGATCGGGCAGCCCTTAGCTTTCCAATAGGAGAGATTGAGGGCTGTTCCTTTATATGTTGGGCATTAGATTTTTGGCACGAAAATTTCTTATTTATAATTATTATAAAAAAATAACGTTTATAATCTTGACTTTGAGAAGTCCGGATGATAACATTTTACTTGTACTTGTTATCAAGTATCAAACCATTTTAATAACAGGAAAAGCGTCAGCGCTTTTCTTGATGATGAGCAATCCATATGGATGCTTACATAATCCCAAAGGAGGAATTTTTAGTTATGGCAGAACGTTTGGTTGGTAGACCAGCACCAGATTTCGCAATGGAAACAGTATCGGGAGACGGACAAGATTTTGGTTCCGTTAAATTGTCCGATTACCGTGGCAAATGGCTCGTATTCTT contains:
- a CDS encoding ABC transporter permease; protein product: MSKVLKWFTRDSFILPIVAILMGLILGGIVMLIGGYNPIDAYGALFKKVFGDMYNFGEAVREMTPLIMTGLAFAFAARAGLFNIGGEGQFLVGMTAATFVGVKFTGLPIYIHAPLALIAGAVFGGLWAAIAGYLKAARGVNEVISSIMLNWIGLYLANLIVRQFLLLQGENRSVDISESASISLTWLSELMGNSRVHLGTLIALVMAVLFYIYMWKTKQGYEIRAVGHNPNAAEYAGMHVNRNIVKAMFISGMLAGLGGAFQVLGVFQYQTVMSGSPGTGFDGIAVALIGLNHPFGVLLGALLFGTLTYGSAGMSFAADVPPEIIRIVIGSIIFFIAAQGIVRWVLKPFYSKRKKEKVL
- a CDS encoding ABC transporter permease; protein product: MDLLTIGQIINTTLVFATALIFASLGGIFSEKSGVTNLGLEGFMVFGAFAAGIGAHYAQEAGMGGTSSAWMGVLVAIALGVLVSLIHAVASITFKADQVISGIVINFLAAGSTLYLVKLLFEGSGDSPLVQGFSKFDVPLLKDIPLLGEALFKNVYPTTYLAIILVFLTYYILFKTPFGLRLRSVGEHPSAADTVGVKVRRYRYVGVMISGALAAIGGAAITLTTTGTFSHNTVSGQGYIAIAAMIFGKWNPIGAFGAAVFFGFSQAIRNYVQLFEWSQSIPQEIIYMLPYLLTIIVLIAAVGRSSAPSALGEPYDPGKR
- a CDS encoding GNAT family N-acetyltransferase: MIRQRNSRLDDGAIMSLIDSQLVPLSHMSTNEINKIRKDIPLRMNRGMTFVVSPDPNKEAVAFIHFLMHGELLYVDMMAVDTKEQRKRYGQTLLQKAENFAASRGCKRSKVMVDEGNTKGLQFYQKNGYSTVRYIMISRCYEMEKNI
- the ilvB gene encoding biosynthetic-type acetolactate synthase large subunit, with the translated sequence MGAQIPEVRSTDELREKWMKPEVISGSEILLRSLLLEGVECVFGYPGGAVLYIYDAMYGFEDFKHVLTRHEQGAIHAADGYARASGKVGVCIATSGPGATNLVTGIATAYMDSVPLVVITGNVISSLIGSDAFQEADITGITMPITKHSYLVKDVKDLPRVIHEAFHIANTGRKGPVLIDIPKDVSANKTLFEPITEPVTLRGYNPRTVPNKLQVDRLAQAIQEAERPMILAGGGVVYSGGHEALFEFVEKTGIPITTTLLGLGAFPSGHELWTGMPGMHGTYTSNQAIQQADLLINIGARFDDRVTGKLDGFAPHAKIVHIDIDPAEIGKNIATDIPIVGDVKTVLEIANKEVQRADRADAWRDQIKQWKQEKPYSYTDSEDELKPQWVVELLNDTTKGEAIVTTDVGQHQMWAAQYYKFNQPRSWVTSGGLGTMGFGFPSAIGAQMANPDRLVISINGDGGMQMCSQELAICAINNIPVKIVIINNQVLGMVRQWQEIIYENRYSHIDLAGSPDFVKLAEAYGVKGLRATNKEEAERAWQEALDTPGPVVVEFVVRKEENVYPMVPQGATIDQMLMGDAEE
- the ilvN gene encoding acetolactate synthase small subunit; this encodes MIRHTISILVNDQPGVLQRVSGLFGRRGFNIESITVGQSEEAGLSRMVIVTIGDDKTLEQIEKQLYKIIDVIKVVDFSLKPMVARELALIKVKAEPSERPEIMGVVETFRASVVDIGPSSLMVQVVGDTDKIDAMIELLKPYGIRELSRTGVTALVRGNV
- the ilvC gene encoding ketol-acid reductoisomerase codes for the protein MPVTTYYEQDAELSVLKGKTIAVIGYGSQGHAQAQNLRDSGLNVVIGLREGKSFDTAKNDGFEVLSPAEATSRADVVQILLPDETQASVYKNEIEPNLKKGAALLFSHGFNVHFGQIVAPKDSDVLLVAPKSPGHMVRRTYVEGFGVPGLIAIEQDATGKAKDIGLAYAKGIGCTRAGVIETSFREETETDLFGEQAVLCGGVSALVKAGFETLTEAGYAPEMAYFECLHELKLIVDLMYEGGLASMRDSISNTAEYGDYVTGPRVVTEDTKKAMKEVLSDIQQGKFARDFILENQSGRAFLTATRRNEAEHPIEVVGGQLREMMHWIKK
- a CDS encoding 2-isopropylmalate synthase encodes the protein MRKIYVFDTTLRDGEQSPGVNLNTREKVEIAHQLERLGIDRMEAGFPAASPGDLAAVNAVAKAVKNITVIGLSRSREQDIDAVREALKGAQDPCIHVFLATSPIHRQHKLRMDKAQVLDTARSAIRYAKKSFSKIEFSLEDAGRTEYDFLVEMVNMAVEEGASVVNIPDTVGYLSPYEYGNIFKHLKENVHGIEKVQLSAHCHNDLGMATANTLAAILNGADQIEGTINGIGERAGNTAIEEIAMALETRQEFFQAKTSLQLSEIARTSRLVSRLTGMVVPGNKAIVGANAFAHESGIHQDGMLKEKTTYEIMTPETIGLKESKLVLGKHSGRHAFRERLIELGYELDEEALNRAFAQFKDLADKKKEVTDEDLLAVIEEKLQDAPEIYKLESIFVTYGDESTPTAKVRIAMLDGNTVEQQAEGNGSVDAIYNAIDKVSGEEVTLSDYSIKSVTHGKDALGEVHVVLTQNQVSVQGRGVSTDILGASARAYVDGLNQLIEKRKTYTNRVNVNL
- a CDS encoding aldo/keto reductase — protein: MQYTYLGKSGLKVSRICLGTMNFGPATDEKEAFRIMDAALDAGVNFFDTANVYGWGENSGLTEEIIGRWFSQGGGRREKVVLATKVYGSMHDETDGPNNDAGLSSYKIRRHLEGSLRRLQTDHVELYQMHHVDPAVSWDELWGAFENAVHQGKIGYVGSSNFAAWQIAIAQSEAKNRHFLGLVSEQHKYSLNCRLPELEVLPAAKELGLGVIPWSPLDGGLLGRNALQKLEGTRSGGIAERIEHHKTQLEEFAALCRDLGEPQDTIALAWVAANPAVTAPIIGPRTLEQFETALKCLEVTLDEAVLKRLDEIFPGPGGHAPNAYAW
- the leuB gene encoding 3-isopropylmalate dehydrogenase; translated protein: MTDVKKIAVIAGDGIGPEVVAEAERVLKRTEEVFGYRFETEHALFGGIAIDEKGTPLPEETLTVCKSADAVLLGAVGGPKWDNNSKELRPETGLLGIRKALGLFSNLRPAVVFDCLKDASTLKPEVLEGTDLMVVRELTGGIYFGEKFRREGSQGQEAVDTCVYNVTEVERIVRQAFEIAQGRRKKLASVDKANVLETSRLWREVVNRVAPEYPDVEVEHVLVDNCAMQLLRRPASFDVIVTENMFGDILSDEAAMLTGSIGMLASASLGEGSFGLYEPVHGSAPDIAGQGLANPIATILSVALMFRTTFGYAEGADAIEAAVAEVLNAGHRTSDIAVDKSKAISTTEMGDLIVAAIRKQA